A genomic region of Nostoc sp. UHCC 0702 contains the following coding sequences:
- a CDS encoding PatA/PatG family cyanobactin maturation protease gives MPNITKIPGIQKLRAETQGHSTICVAVLDGLVDQNHPCFAGANLTKLPTLVQGEATANGSMSLHGTHVASIIFGQPNSLVEGIAPNCQGLIIPVFPDSGRKPSQLDLSRALEQAIEAGAHIINISGGQLTDIGEADGWLEKAVQLCNENNVLIVAAAGNDGCQCLHVPAALPTVLAVGAMNQEGKPIDFSNWGYENQGILAPGENILGAKPGGGTIRLSGTSFATPIVSGVAALLLSLQIQRGEKPDPHKVRTALLETAIPCTPNDTDDLSRCLLGKLNISGALQYLLGVTVSEELETLETVDSVEAAGCGCGGTEITEPESSPKELVASAPPQIVSAIPVAISAPVTPATIPTARPTAMSNRASNYITASQAPSELAQESLVYALGTLGYDFGSEARRDSYKQLMPGIEIDGTTVPANPYDARQIVDYLANNLSEAKSLIWTLNIELTPIYAIEPVGGFAREAYAVLQELLSGQIQPENNADYVERVSIPGVLSGRTVKLFSGQVVPVIEVYSNRGLYGWKVNNLVNAAIQTVQATTADAQEEAIRRTLSSFLNRIYYDLRNLGTTSQDRALNFAATNAFQAASTFATAVADGMELDSITVEKSPFCRIDSDCWDVKLKFFDPENSRRAKKLFRFTIDVSDLIPVTLGEVRTWSTPY, from the coding sequence ATGCCCAACATTACCAAAATCCCAGGTATCCAGAAACTACGGGCAGAAACTCAAGGTCATTCAACAATTTGTGTTGCAGTACTAGATGGATTAGTTGACCAAAATCACCCCTGTTTTGCGGGTGCTAATTTGACGAAACTACCCACACTCGTACAAGGTGAAGCTACTGCAAATGGTTCCATGTCCTTGCATGGAACTCATGTTGCCAGCATCATTTTTGGACAACCAAATTCTTTAGTTGAAGGCATTGCGCCCAACTGTCAAGGTTTAATAATTCCCGTATTTCCTGATAGTGGTCGCAAACCATCTCAACTAGATTTGTCCCGCGCCCTAGAACAAGCAATTGAGGCGGGAGCGCATATTATTAATATCAGCGGCGGACAACTCACCGATATTGGTGAAGCAGACGGATGGCTAGAAAAAGCCGTGCAACTGTGCAATGAAAACAACGTTTTGATAGTTGCCGCCGCAGGTAATGATGGTTGCCAATGCTTGCACGTCCCTGCTGCTTTACCAACAGTTTTAGCAGTGGGGGCAATGAACCAAGAAGGCAAACCCATCGACTTTAGCAACTGGGGATATGAAAACCAAGGCATCCTTGCACCAGGAGAAAACATCTTAGGTGCAAAACCCGGAGGCGGAACAATTCGACTTAGCGGTACAAGCTTTGCCACCCCCATAGTCTCAGGAGTCGCCGCCTTACTGCTGAGTCTGCAAATTCAGCGCGGGGAAAAACCAGACCCCCACAAAGTTAGAACAGCCTTATTAGAAACTGCCATCCCTTGCACACCAAACGACACCGACGACTTAAGTCGCTGTTTGCTGGGCAAGCTGAATATTTCTGGTGCATTGCAATATCTACTAGGAGTAACCGTGTCAGAGGAATTAGAAACTCTAGAAACAGTTGACAGCGTAGAAGCTGCTGGTTGTGGCTGTGGTGGAACTGAAATCACAGAACCCGAATCCAGCCCCAAAGAACTAGTAGCCAGCGCACCCCCCCAAATAGTAAGCGCTATTCCCGTAGCCATTTCAGCACCCGTCACCCCTGCAACCATACCCACCGCCAGACCAACAGCCATGTCAAATCGCGCATCCAACTACATCACCGCCAGCCAAGCACCAAGCGAACTAGCCCAAGAATCCTTAGTTTACGCTTTAGGAACCCTCGGTTATGACTTTGGGAGTGAAGCCAGACGCGACTCCTACAAACAACTAATGCCGGGAATCGAAATTGATGGTACAACAGTACCCGCCAACCCCTACGATGCCCGCCAAATAGTTGATTATTTAGCAAATAATCTTTCAGAAGCCAAATCCTTAATTTGGACATTAAATATAGAATTAACTCCCATATATGCCATCGAACCTGTAGGAGGTTTCGCCAGAGAAGCCTATGCAGTCTTACAAGAATTGTTATCAGGACAGATACAACCAGAAAATAACGCAGATTATGTAGAGCGAGTTAGTATTCCTGGGGTATTATCTGGGCGTACAGTTAAACTATTTTCCGGGCAAGTCGTCCCAGTCATCGAAGTTTACAGCAATCGCGGACTTTACGGTTGGAAAGTCAACAACTTAGTGAATGCTGCCATCCAAACAGTGCAAGCCACAACCGCAGATGCACAAGAAGAAGCCATTCGCCGCACCCTTAGCAGCTTCCTCAACCGCATATACTACGACTTACGCAACTTAGGCACAACATCTCAAGACCGCGCCTTAAACTTTGCCGCCACCAACGCCTTTCAAGCTGCTTCCACCTTTGCCACAGCCGTAGCCGATGGCATGGAACTAGATAGTATTACAGTAGAGAAAAGTCCCTTCTGTAGAATTGACAGCGATTGTTGGGACGTGAAATTGAAATTCTTCGACCCAGAAAACAGCCGTCGCGCTAAGAAGTTATTCCGGTTTACAATTGATGTCAGCGATTTAATTCCTGTCACCTTGGGCGAAGTCCGTACTTGGTCTACACCATATTAA
- a CDS encoding cyanobactin biosynthesis system PatB/AcyB/McaB family protein — translation MRLPILSPPVKRPDIIYPHRAVDVIHGRVEDLVSIRMDLLHGANYNDPAAFQYRSYQQFKSSCGCGCRHH, via the coding sequence ATGAGATTACCAATACTTTCCCCTCCAGTCAAAAGACCTGATATTATTTATCCTCATCGGGCAGTTGATGTAATTCATGGCAGAGTTGAAGATTTAGTCAGCATTCGCATGGATTTATTGCACGGTGCAAATTACAATGACCCCGCAGCATTTCAATACAGAAGCTATCAGCAATTTAAATCTTCCTGCGGCTGTGGCTGTCGGCATCATTAG
- a CDS encoding cyanobactin biosynthesis PatC/TenC/TruC family protein, giving the protein MAKEKKTTPDASQAEQQTPATPDKSEEVKSHLLATGLEDYGFWWQQMAKEKANQTEPEKPFRRGRIWA; this is encoded by the coding sequence ATGGCTAAGGAAAAGAAAACTACCCCAGACGCAAGCCAAGCAGAACAGCAAACACCTGCAACTCCAGATAAAAGCGAGGAAGTAAAAAGTCATCTCTTAGCCACTGGGCTTGAAGACTATGGTTTTTGGTGGCAGCAAATGGCGAAAGAAAAAGCAAATCAAACTGAACCTGAAAAGCCTTTTCGTCGGGGTCGGATTTGGGCGTAA
- a CDS encoding aspartoacylase — translation MHKINRVAIVGGTHGNEFTGAFLIKKFEQLPNLIQRPSFETITLLGNPQAFAVGKRYIYKDLNRSFFSEDLQNSTLSTYEDIRAKAIYKILGAKNQSQVDVIIDLHSTTANMGLSLMLGSYHPFLLQLATYLSSVNPEVKVCYTQAEKGSNFLRSLCELGFVIEVGPVAQGVLNAEWFQKTEKLIYTVLDYLERCNQGSIPESENTLTFYQFIGTIDFPRNEYGEIQAMIHPQIQFRDYEPLKPGDPIFLTLDGKTISYEGTSTVYPIFINEAAYYEKGIAMCLTEKQIDFKF, via the coding sequence ATGCACAAAATCAATCGAGTTGCCATTGTTGGCGGAACTCACGGTAATGAATTTACGGGAGCATTCTTAATTAAAAAGTTTGAACAGCTTCCTAATCTAATTCAGCGACCTAGTTTTGAAACTATCACATTATTAGGTAATCCCCAAGCTTTTGCAGTAGGGAAGCGTTATATTTACAAAGACTTAAATCGTTCTTTCTTCAGTGAAGACTTACAAAACTCCACACTTTCCACCTATGAAGATATCCGGGCAAAAGCTATATATAAAATACTAGGAGCAAAAAATCAATCTCAGGTAGATGTAATTATTGATTTACATAGTACCACTGCAAACATGGGTCTGAGTCTGATGCTAGGTAGCTATCATCCTTTTCTGCTGCAATTAGCAACCTATCTCAGTTCTGTAAATCCTGAAGTGAAAGTTTGTTACACACAAGCTGAAAAAGGCAGTAATTTTCTGCGATCATTGTGTGAATTAGGTTTTGTGATTGAAGTTGGGCCTGTAGCCCAAGGTGTCTTGAATGCAGAATGGTTTCAAAAAACAGAAAAATTAATTTACACTGTTTTGGACTATCTAGAAAGGTGTAATCAAGGTTCAATTCCTGAGAGTGAAAATACATTGACATTCTATCAATTTATAGGAACGATAGATTTTCCTAGAAACGAATATGGAGAGATTCAAGCAATGATTCATCCTCAAATTCAGTTTCGGGATTATGAACCTCTCAAACCTGGCGATCCTATATTTTTAACTTTGGATGGTAAGACAATCAGCTACGAAGGAACATCAACTGTTTATCCAATTTTCATTAATGAAGCTGCTTACTATGAAAAGGGTATCGCTATGTGTTTAACCGAAAAGCAAATCGATTTTAAATTTTAA
- a CDS encoding S9 family peptidase has protein sequence MDKINNILRSIVVPPVAQKQAEVLEVHGDRRIDDYFWMRDRDNPKVIDYLKAENAYTAEMMQHTEPLQAKLYDEMLARIKETDLSVPYRKDEYYYYSRTEEGKGYRIYCRKKGSLDAAEEIILDENELAAGHDFFDLGAFAISPNHQILAYSIDTSGSEQYTLFFLDLNTHQLYPEVIPETYFSFAWGNDNKTGFYTKIDAANRPYQLFRHTLGTSFTEDVLIYHEPDDAYPLYVTETRSEAYILLMLHSSITSEVHYLDANNPTGDFQLIHPRTQGIEYSVDHHSDYFYIVTNEKAVNFKLMKTPIASPARENWQTVIPHRDDVLLSGVSLFSNHLVIYERTGGLETIRVQNLTTGEENNISFPEPTYELYEGSNPEFHTEILRFNYTSLITPLSVFDYNMETTERELKKQTEVLGGYDKTRYQSEWLMATAEDGTKIPISIVYKRGIAKDGKNPLLLTGYGAYGMSYPASFSLNKLSLLDRGIVFAIAHIRGGEEMGRKWYEAGKFLQKKNTFTDFITCAEYLIAEGWTASDRLAITGGSAGGLLMGAVINLRPDLFKLVVAQVPFVDVVTTILDTSLPLSAMEWEEWGNPNDPIYYDYMKSYSPYDNVEAKDYPDLLIIAGLNDSRVKYWEPAKWTAKLRELKTDNHILLLKTNMDAGHGGASGRYDSLRELAFEYAFILDRLGLGSGE, from the coding sequence ATGGATAAAATTAATAATATTTTAAGAAGTATTGTAGTGCCTCCTGTTGCCCAGAAGCAGGCGGAGGTTTTAGAGGTGCATGGCGATCGCCGCATTGATGACTACTTTTGGATGCGCGATCGCGATAACCCAAAAGTTATTGACTATCTCAAAGCAGAAAACGCTTATACCGCAGAGATGATGCAGCATACGGAACCACTGCAAGCCAAACTCTACGATGAAATGTTGGCTCGGATTAAAGAAACTGATTTGTCTGTGCCATACCGTAAAGATGAATATTATTATTATTCACGGACGGAGGAAGGCAAGGGTTATCGGATTTACTGCCGGAAAAAAGGTAGTTTAGATGCTGCTGAAGAAATCATTTTAGATGAAAATGAATTAGCAGCAGGGCATGATTTTTTTGATTTAGGAGCATTTGCCATTAGTCCTAATCATCAAATATTAGCTTATTCAATAGATACCAGTGGCTCTGAGCAGTATACGCTTTTCTTTCTGGACTTAAATACACATCAATTGTATCCAGAAGTGATTCCAGAAACTTATTTTTCTTTTGCTTGGGGCAATGATAATAAAACAGGTTTTTATACCAAAATTGATGCTGCTAACCGTCCTTATCAATTATTTAGGCATACTTTAGGCACTTCTTTTACAGAAGATGTTTTGATTTATCATGAACCAGATGATGCTTACCCTTTATATGTGACAGAAACTCGCAGTGAAGCATACATTTTGCTGATGTTACATAGCAGCATCACCTCAGAAGTGCATTATTTAGATGCGAATAATCCTACTGGGGATTTTCAATTAATTCATCCACGCACTCAGGGAATAGAATATAGTGTCGATCATCATAGCGATTACTTCTACATCGTTACCAATGAAAAAGCTGTTAACTTCAAGTTGATGAAAACCCCGATAGCTTCACCAGCAAGGGAAAATTGGCAAACTGTAATTCCTCACCGAGACGATGTACTGTTATCAGGGGTAAGTTTGTTTAGCAATCACTTAGTAATTTATGAAAGAACTGGTGGACTAGAAACTATCAGAGTGCAAAATCTCACGACAGGCGAAGAAAATAATATTTCTTTTCCGGAACCAACATATGAATTGTATGAAGGTAGTAATCCAGAGTTTCACACTGAGATTTTACGCTTTAATTACACATCTTTAATCACGCCCCTATCTGTTTTCGATTACAACATGGAAACAACTGAGCGGGAGTTGAAAAAACAAACAGAAGTTCTTGGTGGCTACGACAAAACTCGATATCAGAGTGAGTGGCTGATGGCTACAGCCGAAGATGGGACAAAGATTCCTATATCTATTGTTTATAAACGAGGAATAGCAAAAGACGGTAAAAATCCCTTGTTACTCACAGGATATGGTGCTTACGGTATGTCTTACCCGGCATCATTTTCTCTAAATAAACTTTCACTACTAGACCGTGGAATAGTGTTTGCCATAGCCCATATTCGTGGTGGGGAAGAAATGGGGCGGAAGTGGTATGAAGCAGGCAAATTTTTGCAGAAAAAGAATACCTTTACAGATTTTATCACCTGTGCAGAGTATTTGATTGCCGAAGGTTGGACAGCGAGCGATCGCCTGGCAATTACTGGCGGTAGCGCAGGCGGTTTATTGATGGGTGCAGTGATAAATTTACGCCCCGACTTGTTCAAATTAGTGGTTGCCCAAGTTCCCTTTGTAGATGTAGTAACTACTATATTGGATACTTCCCTACCTCTTTCAGCTATGGAATGGGAAGAATGGGGTAATCCCAACGATCCAATTTATTATGACTACATGAAATCTTATTCACCTTACGATAATGTCGAGGCGAAAGATTACCCAGATTTACTAATTATTGCCGGCTTAAATGATTCGCGTGTTAAATATTGGGAACCCGCCAAATGGACAGCGAAACTTCGAGAACTCAAAACGGATAATCATATTCTCTTGTTGAAAACTAACATGGATGCAGGACATGGCGGTGCATCTGGACGTTACGACAGCCTGCGGGAACTAGCTTTTGAGTATGCCTTTATTCTCGACCGGTTAGGGTTGGGGAGTGGGGAGTAG
- a CDS encoding uroporphyrinogen decarboxylase → MGVTLTAPHLLRAARGEVVDRPPVWMMRQAGRYMKAYRDLREKYPSFRDRSEIPDVAIEVSLQPWRAFQPDGVILFSDIVTPLPGLGIDMDIAEGKGPIIYSPIRTQEQVDNLHSLDPEASLPFIKTILQALRQEVGDKSTVLGFVGAPWTLAAYAVEGKGSKTYSIIKNMAFSEPAILHRLLAKLADEIAVYVRYQIDCGAQVVQMFDSWAGQLSPQDYDIFALPYQQRVFQQVKQTHPDTPLILLVSGSAGVLERMAQSGADVVTVDWTVDMADARARLGKHIKVQGNLDPGVLFGSKQFIRDRILDTVRKAGNWGHILNLGHGVLPETPEENVAFFFETAKQLNALV, encoded by the coding sequence ATGGGTGTTACGTTAACGGCTCCTCATCTCCTGCGGGCTGCTCGTGGTGAAGTAGTAGATCGTCCCCCCGTGTGGATGATGCGACAAGCGGGACGATATATGAAAGCGTATCGAGACTTAAGGGAGAAGTATCCCTCATTTCGCGATCGCTCCGAAATTCCCGATGTAGCGATTGAAGTCTCCCTGCAACCTTGGAGAGCCTTCCAGCCTGACGGAGTGATTTTGTTTTCCGACATTGTAACCCCATTGCCTGGTTTAGGCATTGACATGGACATTGCGGAAGGTAAAGGCCCAATCATTTACTCGCCCATTCGCACTCAAGAACAAGTTGATAACCTGCATTCTTTAGATCCAGAAGCATCTCTACCATTTATTAAGACAATTTTGCAGGCGTTACGCCAAGAAGTTGGCGACAAATCAACGGTATTAGGCTTCGTGGGTGCGCCGTGGACGTTAGCGGCTTATGCGGTGGAAGGTAAAGGTTCTAAAACCTACTCCATCATCAAAAATATGGCATTCTCAGAACCAGCGATATTACATCGGCTGTTGGCTAAATTAGCAGATGAAATCGCTGTTTATGTGCGCTACCAAATTGATTGTGGTGCCCAAGTTGTACAAATGTTCGATTCTTGGGCAGGACAATTAAGCCCCCAAGATTATGACATTTTTGCTCTGCCTTATCAGCAAAGGGTATTTCAGCAAGTTAAGCAAACTCATCCAGATACACCTTTGATTTTGCTGGTAAGTGGTAGTGCTGGCGTGTTAGAAAGAATGGCACAATCAGGTGCAGATGTCGTGACTGTCGATTGGACAGTGGATATGGCAGATGCACGAGCCAGATTAGGCAAGCATATCAAAGTACAGGGAAATCTTGACCCAGGAGTACTATTTGGTTCCAAACAGTTTATCCGCGATCGCATCCTTGATACAGTCCGCAAAGCGGGAAATTGGGGTCATATTCTCAATCTTGGACATGGTGTACTACCAGAAACTCCAGAAGAAAATGTTGCTTTCTTCTTTGAAACCGCTAAACAACTGAATGCGCTTGTTTAG
- a CDS encoding type II toxin-antitoxin system HicB family antitoxin, producing the protein MRTFTAIVERDSDTNLYVGYVPGFPEAHSQGETLDELHKNLREVIEMLLEDEKLAFSTNS; encoded by the coding sequence ATGAGAACTTTTACCGCGATCGTCGAACGCGATTCTGATACAAATCTATATGTTGGCTACGTTCCTGGTTTTCCTGAAGCGCATTCTCAAGGTGAAACCTTAGATGAGTTACATAAGAATTTACGTGAGGTAATTGAGATGTTGCTAGAAGATGAAAAACTAGCTTTTAGTACTAATTCGTAA
- a CDS encoding NAD(P)-dependent oxidoreductase: MNQKRILVTGASGCIGHYISEALIENTNHELFLLVRNPNKLQVNIQARPGITVLQGDMQKISQFADLLPTIDIAVLTATAWGGEETFDVNVDKTIELLKLLNPERCEQVIYFSTASVLGRDNQPLKEAGEIGTDYIRSKYECLHQKSQLAIASKITTVFPTLVLGGDAKKPYSHLTSGIPEVTKYIDLIRFLQVDGSFHFIHGRDIATVVQYLIDHPSKENASRFLVLGQKELTANQAVEQVCDYLNKKIYFRIPLSLALANLIIVVFRIQMAAWDRFCMNYRHFTYNNVINPDSFGLPNYCVTMSDVLKISGVKARTPIQ, encoded by the coding sequence ATGAACCAAAAAAGAATTTTAGTGACCGGCGCAAGTGGCTGTATTGGTCACTATATTTCAGAAGCTTTAATTGAAAATACAAATCACGAATTATTTCTACTAGTTAGAAACCCCAATAAACTGCAAGTTAATATTCAAGCACGTCCAGGTATCACCGTCTTACAAGGTGATATGCAAAAAATTAGCCAGTTTGCTGATTTGCTACCCACAATTGATATTGCAGTACTCACAGCAACGGCTTGGGGTGGTGAAGAAACCTTTGATGTGAATGTAGATAAAACAATAGAATTACTCAAGCTTTTAAATCCAGAACGCTGCGAACAAGTAATCTATTTTTCTACAGCTAGTGTTTTAGGACGTGACAATCAACCACTCAAAGAAGCAGGGGAAATTGGTACAGATTATATCCGTTCCAAATATGAATGCTTACATCAAAAATCTCAATTAGCAATAGCATCTAAAATCACTACTGTTTTTCCGACTTTAGTTTTGGGCGGTGATGCCAAAAAACCTTATTCTCATCTCACATCTGGTATTCCAGAAGTGACAAAATATATTGACTTGATTCGCTTTTTGCAGGTTGATGGCAGTTTTCACTTTATCCACGGGCGAGACATTGCTACTGTAGTGCAATACTTAATTGATCATCCATCCAAAGAGAATGCATCACGTTTCTTGGTTTTAGGTCAAAAAGAATTAACTGCCAATCAAGCAGTAGAACAAGTTTGTGATTATTTGAATAAAAAGATTTACTTTCGTATTCCTTTGTCTTTAGCATTAGCTAATTTAATTATTGTTGTTTTCCGGATTCAAATGGCCGCTTGGGATAGATTCTGCATGAACTATCGGCATTTTACATACAACAATGTGATTAATCCTGATAGTTTTGGCTTGCCAAATTATTGTGTCACCATGAGTGATGTTTTGAAAATTAGCGGTGTCAAAGCTAGAACACCAATTCAGTAA
- a CDS encoding ParA family protein, with the protein MRTIAIHTSKGGVGKTTLSVNLAYEIARLGNKVLIIDLDDQGNSSLYLGVNKADELDKAKRLDEFNKILEEFKNRKEIIDFLSADIYSQNFKYQDYIQNISPFNKYLNSSASNVRIDVIPSSYRTTEEVDRLTSRVGRMGNVAMLLKKALKKFDNEYDYVILDTSPNITPATLNGLYAARYLIIPTQLEYFSVYGVSSVIREIERGVHEEMEGQQARVLGIVPMMTEPSRGKSKASASKIKINNFAKQLLERAQLGTKLLPEIKRTKSFPDASEKRLPLRVFVEQKSESKRTSSEKEAVEQLSQLTEEIINRIDLDESRRGN; encoded by the coding sequence ATGCGTACCATTGCAATTCACACATCTAAAGGTGGAGTGGGTAAAACAACTCTATCAGTCAACCTTGCCTACGAAATAGCTAGGTTAGGAAATAAAGTTCTTATAATAGACTTAGATGATCAAGGAAATAGTAGTTTATATTTAGGAGTGAATAAAGCCGACGAGCTTGATAAGGCTAAAAGATTAGACGAATTTAATAAAATATTAGAAGAGTTTAAAAATAGAAAAGAAATTATAGATTTTCTGAGTGCTGATATATATTCTCAAAATTTTAAATATCAAGATTACATACAAAATATATCACCATTTAATAAATATTTAAATTCTTCTGCTTCTAATGTTAGGATAGATGTTATTCCTAGTAGCTATAGAACTACAGAAGAAGTAGACAGATTAACTTCTCGTGTTGGCAGAATGGGAAATGTTGCAATGCTTCTAAAAAAAGCGTTAAAAAAGTTTGATAACGAATATGATTATGTGATATTGGATACATCTCCGAATATTACTCCAGCTACACTAAATGGTTTATATGCTGCTCGTTACTTGATTATACCTACTCAATTAGAATATTTTTCAGTGTATGGTGTTAGCTCTGTAATTAGAGAAATTGAGAGAGGCGTTCATGAAGAAATGGAGGGGCAGCAAGCCAGAGTTCTAGGTATCGTACCTATGATGACAGAGCCATCACGCGGGAAAAGTAAAGCATCTGCTAGTAAAATAAAGATTAACAATTTTGCTAAACAGCTACTAGAAAGAGCACAATTAGGCACAAAATTATTGCCAGAAATTAAAAGAACAAAGAGCTTTCCTGATGCCTCAGAAAAAAGGTTACCTTTGCGAGTTTTTGTGGAACAAAAATCTGAGTCTAAGAGAACGAGTAGTGAAAAGGAGGCTGTTGAACAATTATCACAGTTAACAGAAGAGATTATTAATAGAATTGATCTGGATGAAAGTAGGAGGGGAAATTAA
- a CDS encoding AAA family ATPase, which yields MKLDLVRFFQACNPAKTLVVSKPEDRQYYIDFSKVRGARIIEELGRTITRLSPQEPTCQLFTGHIGCGKSTELLRLKAELEQQEFHVVYFESSQSLDMADIDITDILLAVAREVSQSLEAIKINLKPGYFKKLFHEISEFLQTPLDIGVEAELSVGIAKITAKTKDSPKLRGQLRQYLEPRTNGILESINKELLKPARERLKQQGKKGLVVIVDNLDRVDNSLKPSGYYQPEYLFVERGEQLNQLNCHVVYTIPLVLIFSNALGRLTNRFGVDPKVLPMVPVQLQDGSQFSPGITLLQQMVMVRAFPGVSWEQSQHLITQVFDSPNTLERLCLVSGGHLRNLLMLLFRCLQQEDPPLSQECVNRVIKQRRNELTLAITADEWEVLREVAQDKSLRGHEKYELLLRSMFVFEYRDEDGSWFDINPILAEAREFRL from the coding sequence ATGAAACTAGATTTAGTCAGGTTTTTTCAGGCTTGCAACCCAGCCAAGACTCTGGTTGTCAGCAAACCGGAAGATAGGCAATATTATATTGATTTTTCCAAAGTGCGTGGTGCCAGGATTATTGAGGAACTTGGGCGGACTATCACCAGGCTTTCACCACAAGAACCTACCTGTCAATTATTTACCGGACATATCGGCTGTGGCAAGTCTACTGAATTACTGCGGTTAAAAGCAGAGTTAGAACAGCAGGAATTTCATGTAGTTTATTTTGAGTCTAGCCAAAGCCTGGATATGGCAGATATTGATATTACAGATATTTTACTGGCAGTGGCTCGTGAAGTCAGTCAAAGTCTGGAAGCAATCAAAATTAACCTGAAACCAGGATACTTTAAAAAACTGTTTCATGAAATTTCGGAATTTTTGCAAACACCCTTAGACATTGGCGTTGAGGCCGAATTGTCTGTGGGTATTGCCAAAATCACTGCCAAAACTAAAGATAGCCCCAAACTTCGCGGTCAGTTGCGGCAATATTTAGAACCGCGCACCAATGGCATTTTAGAATCAATAAACAAAGAATTGCTCAAACCTGCTAGAGAAAGACTCAAGCAGCAAGGTAAAAAAGGACTGGTGGTAATTGTCGATAATCTTGACCGAGTTGATAATTCTTTGAAACCTTCAGGTTATTATCAACCAGAATATCTGTTTGTAGAACGCGGCGAACAGTTAAATCAACTAAATTGTCATGTTGTTTATACTATTCCCCTAGTGTTAATTTTTTCCAATGCTTTAGGCCGGTTAACAAATCGCTTTGGCGTAGACCCCAAAGTTTTGCCAATGGTTCCTGTGCAACTACAGGATGGTTCGCAATTTTCCCCAGGAATTACACTACTGCAACAAATGGTTATGGTCAGGGCTTTTCCTGGTGTCAGTTGGGAACAAAGCCAGCATTTAATTACCCAAGTTTTTGATAGTCCTAATACTTTAGAAAGGCTGTGCTTAGTTAGCGGCGGTCATTTACGAAATTTGCTGATGTTATTATTTCGCTGTCTTCAGCAAGAAGACCCACCCTTGTCGCAAGAGTGTGTAAATAGAGTGATTAAACAACGCCGTAACGAGTTAACTTTAGCAATTACAGCTGATGAATGGGAAGTATTGCGTGAAGTAGCGCAAGACAAAAGCTTAAGAGGTCATGAAAAATACGAACTTTTGCTTCGCAGTATGTTTGTATTTGAATACCGTGATGAAGATGGTTCTTGGTTTGATATCAATCCGATTTTAGCCGAAGCCAGGGAATTTAGGTTATGA
- a CDS encoding transposase, which produces MERYQNGERTISIDEMTGIQATERLEKDLPMRPGKVERREFEYIRHGTQSLIASFDIATGQIVEPNCGNTRTEEDFVQHIRRIIESDPQAIKWHLIMDCLNTHQSESLVRFVAQKEDLNIDLGIKGKSGILKSMKSRAAFLSDQTHRIVFHYTPKHSSWLNQIEIWFSILVRKLLKRASFKSQDDLKTRILEFIDYFNQTMAKPFKWTYKGKVLAI; this is translated from the coding sequence ATTGAACGTTATCAAAACGGAGAGCGTACAATATCGATTGATGAAATGACTGGGATTCAGGCTACAGAGCGTTTAGAAAAAGATTTACCAATGCGACCGGGTAAGGTTGAAAGACGGGAGTTTGAGTATATTCGTCACGGTACACAAAGCTTAATTGCTAGTTTCGATATTGCCACTGGTCAAATTGTTGAACCAAATTGTGGAAACACAAGAACCGAAGAAGATTTTGTCCAACATATTCGTCGAATTATTGAAAGCGACCCTCAGGCAATCAAATGGCATTTGATTATGGACTGTCTTAATACTCACCAGTCGGAATCATTAGTTCGCTTTGTTGCACAAAAAGAAGATTTAAACATTGACCTTGGAATTAAGGGCAAAAGTGGCATTCTGAAATCGATGAAATCCCGTGCAGCTTTTTTGAGTGACCAAACACACCGAATTGTTTTCCATTACACACCCAAACATTCTTCTTGGCTCAACCAAATTGAAATTTGGTTCAGTATTTTGGTTCGCAAGTTACTCAAGCGTGCTAGCTTCAAAAGTCAGGATGACCTCAAAACCCGAATTCTCGAATTTATCGATTACTTTAATCAAACAATGGCTAAACCTTTTAAGTGGACATATAAGGGTAAAGTGTTGGCTATCTAA